TTGGAGTTGTTCCACCCCATACATAATGAACTCCACGGAAGCTTTCTGCAAAACTTACAACATCATTACCACTTCCTGCAAATGAAGAAGGCGTTGAATTATTTTGCACAGGTGCACTGGATGTTCCTCTGCTTATTGGTGCTGCTGCCTTTGGCGCTGCTGGTGTTGCTTTAGGTGCTGCTGCCAAAGCTATAGCTCTAGCTTGAGCTGCTTTTTCTGCATCCTGCTGTGCTTTAAGTGATGCTGCATCCTTACTTTCTTCTGCCTTTGCTTTTGCAACAAGAGCATTTTGCTCAGTCTTCTTATCATTTAATTCCTTAAGTTTAGAATCATTTTCCTTATTTAAAGCTTCAAGCTGCTGCTTATCTGCTACAATTTTATCCTTTTTAGCCTCTATTCTATTTTGTGAGTCTTTTAAATCTGATACGAGCTTTTGATCATAATCTGAAATTTGCTTTATAGCATCTATTCTAGACACCATATCACTAAAACTTTTTGATTGAAGCAATATGTCTACATAACTTTGAGTACTACCACTTATGTATAAAGCTCTAACTCTATCTGCAAATTTATCTTTTTCTTCCTTTATGTTATCCTTAGAAGTCTCTATGTCATTTTGTGCCTCATTTATATTGCTTTGAGCCTCAGATATCTTCTTATTAACACTATCCCTTTGACTCATAATAGTTTCAATCTGGTTGTCCATTTTTTCCATGGTAACTTCTAAATCTTGCACATTTTTATGCGACGCATTTAATTTACTTTGAGCGTCCTGAACCGGCGATGCAAAAACGCTCGTAGATCCCATAGTCGCTATTATACCTACTGCGACTACAGTCGACAATATCCTCTTGTGCACTACATATCTCCCCCTTAATCCAATGTAAATATTTTCACTCTTGCTCATAAAAAAAGACTGTCCAACTTTTGTATTCAATTTTATAATATTGTTTATATTATATCATTATTTTTGCACAATTTACAACCGACACTTTTTATATTATATTCAAGTTTTTATAAGCATATAGTACAATAAAAAGATTATTCAAATCTCTTAAGGGATTATACATCATTTTATTGCTATAGAATGTTTATAAACTTCCGATTTACCGATGTTTCTCTCTTTGGCCACCTTTTTCACAGCCTCTTTTTTAGATAATCCTTCTTCCATACATTTAATTATATGCTCTTCAATACTCATATCTTCCCACTCAGACATTTTTTCATTTATAATCTCCTCTTCGCTCTTTCCTGCAAGGATTAGAACGTATTCCCCCTTAGGTTTAGAAGTATTATAAAACTCAATTGCTTCCTCAAGAGTAATATGTTTTATCTCTTCATGAAGTTTTGTAAGTTCTCTACATATAGCTATTTGTCTGTTTCCAAGATTGTCAAATAAAAAGCTTAATGTATTTAATAGTTTATGCGGAGCTTCATAAAAAATTAACGTTTCCTTAACATTTTTCACATCTTCAATCACTGCTTTTCTATCCTTTGTTTCCTTAGGCAGAAATCCTCTAAATAGGAACTTTGATGTATCAAGTCCAGAACATACTAAAGCTGTAACTAAAGCTGTAGGGCCTGGTATAACTTCAAATTCAATATTATTTTCAATAAACTTCTCTACTATGACACTTCCCGGATCTGAAATTCCTGGCATACCTGCGTCTGTTACTAGCGCTATATTCTTACCATCCCTAACCATATCCATTAATTCTTTACTTCTATTATTTTCATTAAACTTATGATAACTTATCAAAGGCTTCTTTATATTAAAGTGATTTAATAACTTTAAACTCTGCCTTGTATCCTCTGCTGCTATAACATCACAATTTTGTAGTGTTTCCAAAGCCCTCAGTGTTATATCCTTCAGATTTCCTATAGGTGTTCCAACTAAAAATAATTTTCCACTCATGCTAGTTTCCCCTACCTTCCATATATCTCATTTAATTCTTCCGTATAATCTCCGTTATCCTTATGTATATACAAAGAGTTTTCCCATTTTAAGAACTCTCTACCATCACGTTTACCTTCTATAAGAACTATGTTTGGTGGTTTTTTAGTGTTCGGATAAACCAGTTTTATGGATTTGGGTTCTATTTTATATTTTCTCATTAAACACAGTATGTCAGCAAGCCTTTCAGGTCTATGAACCATAAAAAAGCTGCCATTATCTTTTAGTAGAATTCTAGCGGCCTTTATAACATCCTCTAAATTACAACATATCTCATGCCTAGCAATAGCATTCTTATCAAATTCATTTACAATTCCTGAATTTTTTAGTTTATATGGCGGATTTACCGTTATTACATCCACTCTTTCCATTTTTTTTAATACTTCTACATTTTTAAGATCTTCATTTATAAATTTTATTTTGCCTTGAAATTCATTATATAAAACAGTTCTATTTGCCATTTCAACCATATCCTCTTGAATTTCAATACCAACAATAGATTTCGGTTCCTTTTTTCCTTCTATAATAAATGGAACTATTCCTGTTCCACTACACAAGTCTATAACTGTTTGATTTCTTTTAACCTTAGCATAATTTGCAAGCAAAACAGCATCTACTCCAAATCTGAAGCCTTGTTTTTTTTGTATTATGCGAATATCTTTTATTTGTAAATCATCAAGCGTTTCATCTATTTTAACTAAATCCATAAATTCACTTCCTAAAATCATTAATCAGAAACTCTATTAATTATATTATACATTACTGATTTTTTCTATAAAAATAAAAAGGCAAGGAACATAAATCACTTCCTTGCTTTCTTTTATTTACCGCCGCTTTCTTGTTCTACAGCGTTAAATTTACTATTTAATATTACAATATCAACTCTTCTATTTCTAGCCTTACCTACATCTGTATTATTATCTGCTACTGGTCTTGTATCTGCATAACTTACTGTATACATTTGAGTTGGTGGTATTTTAGCTGTATCTAGTAAAATATGCTCAACATTATTTGATCTAGCAGAACCCAATTCTATATTTGATGGATATTGCGAATTGCTTATAGGGGTATTGTCTGTATGCCCTTCAATTCTTATATAGTTATCAATAGTATTTAGTATCTTTCCTATTTCAACTAGTTTTTTTTCAAAATCTGGTTTTACTTCTGCTCTTCCCCTATCAAACATTAGTGTATCAACTATACTAACCACTAATCCCTTTTCTTCTAAGTTAGTAGTTACACTACCTTGCATACCATTTTCTTTTACATATTGGTCTATTTTTTGTTTTACATCCTTAAGCTTATTTTCTTCAGTCTTCTCTGCTGAAGCATTTTGTTTATTAGATTGTTGCGTAACATAATTATTGCTTGTTTTTATATCAACAGCATCTTCATTACCTATAATTGTTTTTCCAGTGGAGCCTTCAAAGCCAGCTTTAAGGGATTGTGCTATTTGTGCAAACTTAGACTTACTCACTGTACTTGAAGCATACATAACTATGAAAAATGCCATAAGAAGAGTTATTAAATCTGAATATGTAAGTAGCCAACGTTCTGAATTTTCTGGCTCCTCATGTTTTTTCTTTTTCAAACTTATTCACCTTCTCCTCCACTCATATTTTCATATTGTAGAAGTTGCTTCTTGTCCAAAAATCCTTTAAGTTTTTCATCAAGTGTATTAGGATTTATACCTTCTTGAATACAAAGTATAGCTTCTATCACTAAGCTTTTTTCTTGTATTTCTATAGCATTAAGTCTTTTTAATTTACTTGCTATTGGTAAGCAGACTAAATTGGCACTACTTATACCATAAAGTGTGGCCAAGAATGCTGACGATATCGATTCTCCAAGTTGGGAAGTATCACTACTTAAGTTTCCAAGAACAACAACAAGACTACAAACAGTACCTATGATTCCAAGTGTAGGAGCAAATCCGCCCGCAGCTTGAAATATATCAGCGCCTACCTTATGCCTTTCTTCTATCAATTCTACACTTAACTCTAATGTGTCCTTTACTGTTTGAGGCTCGATACCATCTACAACCATCTGAAGACCTTTTTTGATAAAGGGATCTAC
The Clostridium felsineum DSM 794 DNA segment above includes these coding regions:
- a CDS encoding NlpC/P60 family protein, with product MHKRILSTVVAVGIIATMGSTSVFASPVQDAQSKLNASHKNVQDLEVTMEKMDNQIETIMSQRDSVNKKISEAQSNINEAQNDIETSKDNIKEEKDKFADRVRALYISGSTQSYVDILLQSKSFSDMVSRIDAIKQISDYDQKLVSDLKDSQNRIEAKKDKIVADKQQLEALNKENDSKLKELNDKKTEQNALVAKAKAEESKDAASLKAQQDAEKAAQARAIALAAAPKATPAAPKAAAPISRGTSSAPVQNNSTPSSFAGSGNDVVSFAESFRGVHYVWGGTTPSGFDCSGLVQYVYNHFGISLPRTSQEQAGVGTTVSSPQPGDLLFFGPASAPYHVAIYAGDGQMVEAPRTGLDVRLTPVRAYSLIKRVK
- the rsmI gene encoding 16S rRNA (cytidine(1402)-2'-O)-methyltransferase, producing the protein MSGKLFLVGTPIGNLKDITLRALETLQNCDVIAAEDTRQSLKLLNHFNIKKPLISYHKFNENNRSKELMDMVRDGKNIALVTDAGMPGISDPGSVIVEKFIENNIEFEVIPGPTALVTALVCSGLDTSKFLFRGFLPKETKDRKAVIEDVKNVKETLIFYEAPHKLLNTLSFLFDNLGNRQIAICRELTKLHEEIKHITLEEAIEFYNTSKPKGEYVLILAGKSEEEIINEKMSEWEDMSIEEHIIKCMEEGLSKKEAVKKVAKERNIGKSEVYKHSIAIK
- a CDS encoding tRNA1(Val) (adenine(37)-N6)-methyltransferase translates to MDLVKIDETLDDLQIKDIRIIQKKQGFRFGVDAVLLANYAKVKRNQTVIDLCSGTGIVPFIIEGKKEPKSIVGIEIQEDMVEMANRTVLYNEFQGKIKFINEDLKNVEVLKKMERVDVITVNPPYKLKNSGIVNEFDKNAIARHEICCNLEDVIKAARILLKDNGSFFMVHRPERLADILCLMRKYKIEPKSIKLVYPNTKKPPNIVLIEGKRDGREFLKWENSLYIHKDNGDYTEELNEIYGR
- a CDS encoding OmpA/MotB family protein, giving the protein MKKKKHEEPENSERWLLTYSDLITLLMAFFIVMYASSTVSKSKFAQIAQSLKAGFEGSTGKTIIGNEDAVDIKTSNNYVTQQSNKQNASAEKTEENKLKDVKQKIDQYVKENGMQGSVTTNLEEKGLVVSIVDTLMFDRGRAEVKPDFEKKLVEIGKILNTIDNYIRIEGHTDNTPISNSQYPSNIELGSARSNNVEHILLDTAKIPPTQMYTVSYADTRPVADNNTDVGKARNRRVDIVILNSKFNAVEQESGGK
- a CDS encoding motility protein A, with the translated sequence MDSIIFVLVAVVAVILGFMIDGGSVTSLLHGSPAIIVFGGTIGAVCTSFPFADIKRIGSVVKVVFAKPKTDLPALIAYFKQIAFKTRKEGLLSIEEMISEEGVDPFIKKGLQMVVDGIEPQTVKDTLELSVELIEERHKVGADIFQAAGGFAPTLGIIGTVCSLVVVLGNLSSDTSQLGESISSAFLATLYGISSANLVCLPIASKLKRLNAIEIQEKSLVIEAILCIQEGINPNTLDEKLKGFLDKKQLLQYENMSGGEGE